TtcatgtgagtttttgtggatcaagtccacatCTTCAGACATTAAAGTGACACTGTATGTCTGTCATGTTCATACATGATGACCACGAGTCCTTATTGTACATAGGATTTCATATGTACAAAAAGGTGCTTTTGGAAGTGCATGTAAAGAAATCTGTTGTCCTGGGTTTCTGTGATTTTTGCTCACTTGGAAGTAAGCCCTTGTCACAATCCCATGTGGCccatttgtttcaccaaacaaagagctcacactatgtgcccatcagctgccaccagttgatttcatcaacaatgcCTATTGCAGTgctgcctcacaagacgaatttaatttgttccgtggttaatgctggcttgcgaaaaattcgtcttgcgaaacgggttttcccataagaatgcattgaaatctaattaatgcattcctatgggcaaaaaagtcagaacaaagtcaaattttgtttacaaagggtttattaaatacagtggtgcctcgcattgcaacgttagttcgttccagcgaaatcgctgttgaacgaaaacgtcataatgtgaaattaaaaagcccatagaaacacattaaaacgtgattaatgcattcctaggggcttcaaactcaccattcagtgaagatcctccatagtgcagccattttcgctgcctgttaagcgaggaatccgtcccagaaaacagtagGTGGCCATGTTtctttcccggcggccattttgaaaccgccaatcaactgtgcgaaaatggtcgctttgcaatgatcggtcattgcaaagtgaaaataccccatagggaacatcgtaaagtgatcgcaaaagcaatcgtaAAAAGGcgcaaagcaattttgtcgctaaACAGAGtgcttgctaagcgaggcaccactgtactctttaatgacatacatattgtgcagatgatttcaaaaatttcgataaaaaaactttaactttttaaacatcatagaaaaacagtTAAAcaccagcaaacatgaggcaggaacagaaaacagaaaacattcgtcttgcgaagcacggccataggaacaattgtcttgcgagttatcaaccccattgccaaaacgattcgtcttgcgagttttttttgTCCTGCATGGCAtttatcttgtgaggcaccactgtattaataatcgaggtccaggccatatgtcattttaaaagaaccaaatagaaattgtttattgatacaggtgttgacagaacacctgtatcaataactCTTAAACCAACTTTCTCCTTTATCTCAAGCACTACTCTCCTGTCCGAACTCCTAAACTCTCTCAATCTCGCTGTCTCAAAACCTTATTTAaacacctcctcctgctgctcagtctcttatatctcgtgaccccacccctccagcactcctatTGGTCTACACAAATAGCATATAAATAtccatgacctgggcagacaccacagaACTATTAAATCTGATGGGAGTAATTCCCCAAAGAATGTAATAAAATTTGTCACCTTAAACTGGTTTTAAAATCACTGGTACAATTACTTATCTGGGCTGTCAtttgataaaaaaaatcagatacatTTCTCTAACCAGTGATACAGTATTTCAGGTAACATAATTATACTTGATAACTAGACTTTGCGATCAGTTTCTGTGGGGCAATGTAAAAGTTGACTTTCCTATAATGAACAAGGATCTGTCATTTGGACTTTTCAGActcttaactcccagaattcttcaggaatttccccaggcagaattacGGGAGTTCCAAATCCATTCCTATACTTCATTCACCTGGAGAAGGGCCTAGTTATGAGCCTAGCTTcccgttttaaaaaaaagaagctctCCCAGTGCTGCGTGGGAGATAGGGCTTCCTTGGGAGTCTTACAACTTCCTAGGCTCAGTGAAACTATACCTCCCGGATAATCTTATAGTTTGCTCTCACAAACCATATCCATACTTTGTGATgacactgtttttattttctttacagGGATGCTGTAATGAAATGCTTCACATCATGCCTAGGTTGAAGTAAACAAGAGGAACTTTATACAATAATACTAGAATTCTCAGCGTTTACTCATTTGTTCCAGATTCTGAAACTGTGACATCCTTCTTCCATATGGGGATTAAACTGTGCTAGCAGAACTAACTTTAAACAGACATGCACAGACTGGTATATCAGAAAAACTTGATATAAATTGATACTTGTTCTTACTTTACCTCACATAATTATCTCAAAACTGCCAATCAGATTCTGCTAACATAGTTGAATCTCATAGTCTGTTGATTTCAAgtaaaaagcatgtaaatacattTCTCTCAGTTTTGCCATTTATCTCTCCTGTTTGCGCACTGTTTGCTGTATTCTTTCCAAAGAACTTTAAAATTGTAAAGTGAAGTGTATTACTACATTTATAGCTAATGGGGTTTCTTTAATGGTAAAAGCTGTATAatatgcaaatactgtaaatgtaTAAGAAGGCTGTTTTTAAACACATCAACTCTCTTCGTAATACCAACTTTTTATACTGTGATGCTTAAAAGTACACTTGTCTGAAAGTGCTTATGAGTAATATATTAAATCAATAATTGTGgaataaatataattatttaaaagttCTATAGGCTTGCTCCTTTGAACATGCAAGCAATAAGTAACATATTTTGGAAAGTAAAGAGGTCAATTCATATATAATTCCAAAGCAAGTCTTGATATTATGACTCTTAATTCTTAGGCTCATGTACTCCCCTGGAAGATTGTTTAATTACAGTACTTTAATTCTCACTTGCAGTGCATAGGGGTTTGTCAGTTTAGCTATAACAAACAAATATGGCTTTCCACAATAATTCAACTAAGAGCAATGGGGGAAGGAGGCTGAAGCTTAGAACCCACTTTTATAGCACCAAATTGAAGTTTCACATTGTGGGAACCAAATCAGGACTTTACATATAGGTTCTGCAAAGTCTTGTGCTTTTTGCTCACTATTTAACCCCCTCCACATACGCTTTACTTAGTTTTCAGTTTCAGTTCTCCTCTTCTGTAGTCTGGGGTCCGCAAGGAAAACCATCCTACATGTGATATGAGAAATCTTTGACTCTGAGAAGGTAGTAATCTGAAACAAACATGCCGTGAGCAATTAACCCTTCCTCTTGCATTGATTCAGCAGTGCCTATTTTCTCTTCTGTCATCCGTTTGATAGATGAGAACATCCCAACAAAATTAATGCTTGTATATTTACAAACAAAGCTGTCTTACCCAAGTCAGAGCACTAGTCCTTCTGGCTCAGGATAGAGGACCCTGACTAGCAGGACCTGTCAAGATTTTACACAGGTGTTTTCCCACTCCCACTGGGACATACCAGGGACTGAATCTCAGTCCTTCTATGTGTGATGAAGCACTCTGTCACTGATCTGTGGGCAGGTTAGTAGAGCAGAATTTGCATTAGTAATTTGGCAAAGGAAAGAGATTTAGACCAGACATATGGTGTAGCCTTGATGCAGTTGTTTGCTTTTGGAAAACTGATGTTTTGTAGATTCATCTACCACAGTCTGCAGCTCTTGAACCCCTTGCTTTTCCTACCTtggttttattttgatttgagaACATGTTGATATTGACAGAATTATATGCTGTGGTGTTAAGAAACAGGGCAAAGATGAGCAACAGTTGTCTTttcatcatgtgcccaaagtaggagagtcTCAGTTTTAACACATGAGCAATAGTGGCTCTAAAAACGTTGGTCCAGTCATCCTTCACCTTTGGATGTCGTAGTTGGGGTTGACAGAAGTTTCAGTCCAGTCACATCTGGAGGGGACAAAAGTTGCCAACTCCTGTCTTAAATACGAGGTGTACAGTGAGATTCAGATGGGATGGACAAGCATGAAGGCAATATTACAggtcaagaaaaaaaagtgtgacataagatttatttcagtaaaGTATCTTCAAAAATGGTTTCAGACTGGTGCTTTTGCAGTTCCACCAGGACATACCAGGGATCGAATTGCAGTGCATCCAGGTGAAATGAGGAACTCTTACAAGACAAGCTTCTATCAACAGCAGATCATATAAATGAGAACCAAGAAAAATAAGACTGCAGAAAGAATCACAGAATGAACCTTATCATATGGATACCAACCTGTGGACTGGCCTGCTCCATCCATTTAAAACAGCATAGTACTGTGCACTCACTAAcagaagtttaaaataaaattttgtttaTCCTGTTGGGCTTGGGGATAAAGGAACATCACTTCCTCTTTGTCCACCAGCACACCCGAGTTCCATTCCCACTATGGATGAAGCTGCTTTCTCTGGCCAGTACAGAAGCCAATCAGCCTACTCCGGTTGAATTGCTGTCTTCCAAGCCAATTTGTTCACCTAAGCAGAATTCCTTGTTGCCAAGGGTGACCAGCTAAGCAGTGAAATAAATTGTTGGTTTAAAGTGAATAATGTAATTGTTATGAATGTGCCCATCTGTTACACCTCCTGTAATACAAGCATTTGCCCTAGATCAGAAAAGATGCCCACTGCATGGCTTGCCTGTTATACGTTACCTTCGCACACAAGAAACCAGTGGCCCTTACAGCTCAGCTCCCCCTCTTGTCCCAGGTCCCCAAGCCCCGCAGAAGGCGCTCTCGGGATCCTCTCGTCCTACTCGGCCTCTGCGCCCTTCAACGGCTCCCCTCCTCCAAGGCCAGAAGAGCCTGGCGGCGACATTCCCGTCCCGCCTGCGCGTGTGCGGGCCCGGGGCAGATttgcctctcctcccccctccccccgccccgtTCCTCCAACAAAGGAGGAGAGCGAAAGCCCGGCCAGCTGGGCCCTACGTAGCGGCCATGAAACTTGAGCTGCTCGGAGGGTCTCGTTCCTCTGGCGTCGCCCAGGAAGGGCCCCGCCTCTTTCTGCCGGAGAGAATAGGGGGCGAGCTGCAACCCGCGGCTCGAGGCCGGCCGGCTTTCACCGAAGCCCTCCGTGTCCGTCCGCCGCccctcctcgccgccgccgccgcgtgtCTCGACCGCCCGGAGTGCCCGAGGCCACTGGCCGCGCAGCCGGGCTCCCCGCCGGAGGGCCGGGCGCTCCCGTCCGGGGCAGAAAGGGCGCCTCCGGCCGCCGCGTCCGAGGCGATGAGCTGAAGGCGAGAGAGGCAAGGAAGAGAAGGGGCTCCTGCCGGCCGCGTGTCATGTCCCTGCCGCCCCTCGCCtccccgcccgccgccgccgccgccgcccttcgGCTCCAGCCGAGGAAGCCGCGCCAGGCAGCGCCCCCGACGCCGGCCCTCAGAAAGGGGGTCACACCGGCGACGGCGCCCCTCGCTCCGGCCAAGCCCCCTCGGAGAGGCGGCGGCGCGCCTGCGGAGCGTCCCGGCCCCTTTGCCAGCTCCTGGCCCAGCAGCACCTTGCCCCCGAGGAAGGAGCCGCGCGGCCGGGTCGCCCGGGAGAGCGGCCGGGACGCCCCGCCGCCCCACGCAGCCCGGGGCGCCACGACCGCCGCCCACGCTCTGGCTCTCGCCCGGGGCCGCTCCCTGGTGGTGGCGCCGCTGGGCTCGGGCGCGCGCTCCTGCGAGAGCCTTTCCGCGGCGGCGCCAGGAGGGCGCGGGGAGGCCGCGCTGCGCTTCTCGCTCAGCCTTCCTCCGGAGGCGATCCGGGTCCTCCAGCGCCGGAGCCTCGAgaagcaccagcagcagcagcagcagcagcagcagcagcgtggCCGAGGGCGGGCGCCCCGCTCCGCCGCCTCCCCCGACGCCGCCAAGCGCCCCCTGGCGGGAAGCCCGGCCGCCGGCGGAGACTTGCGCGCTTTGCTCCAGGTCTCGCTGCTGAACGAGCGCCATCGCTACGACGACGTGGAgtacgaggaggaggaggacgaggaggcggCGGGGGGCGAGCCCGGGGCCTCCACGGCCCGCGAAGGGCTGGTGCGCAAATGCACCGAGTGGCTTCGAGGGGTCGAGCGCGCCGCCGCCCGGGACCGAGCCGACAAGCTGGACACCCTGCCTCACCTGAGCACCCTCTGAGCCGCTCGCTGGCCGGACCCCCGTCTAAAGCAGGATCCCGCCCTCCCCTTCTCTGCCGTAGATGTGCGTGGTCCTTTCCCACCGCAACTGTTTGTGATAGAAGTgaatttggtttgtttgtttgtttgtttgtttgcctggaATGCTCTGGCACCCACCGTGGAATTTTGCTTTTGAGGggatgccttttaaaaacaaacatatgaaGCCTTGGCATATCCTTTCTAACCAGGCCTGGAGGACAAGCAAGTCTTGAAAGAATGCATCCCGACATAACTCTGGTGGGTTAAGAGTCGAACCACCTGCTGAAGGAAGGATGCTGAGCTGCGTCCCAATGCCAAGCATGCCTTCTTGAAGATCACTCTTGCGAATCGGCATCACATTTAAAATTGGCATTTTCTCCAGTGTTATATCAgtgtttgtctttcttctttttatttttaaaaacatattcttgAAAACCTTAGAACAAAGAAAGCAGTTGAGAACGAAGCTACAGAGGAGTAACCGATTGCGTTGTCCTTGACTGGGCTTGTTGGAATTACCGGATCTGGCAGACAATAGCTTTAAAAAATGATGGGTGAAATTTAGCTGTCTTAATTTTACTGTGACTGGCCAAATATACTTGTTGGATTTTGTAATGTTACTGTGCGTAACTTACTGTGGTAGCATAGCAACAGCTGCTTAATTTGCATTTTAGTTTTTAGTCTCTGTAAACATCTTGAGAACACAAGGTAACTGAATctgtaatatttttctttctcttcctcctctttaatCTTAACTTGCAATCAGAGATCCAGAAAAGGGTGCAAAAAtggtttattttctcttcctGGATAAGACAGTAAACTTTACGAAACAGCTTTTGTTTTACACTACAAAGCAAGGGGTGAGAACCAGGCACAAGTGTTTCATAGCTggataaacttttttaaaaaaagattggatacattgtaaataaataataacagtgTTTTGTAAATTTGTAATATTTCTATTTATCAGAATAAACAGTTAACATTTCTTTGTGATTTACTTTGGAACTATCATTATTCATTCCACATCACAATCATAGAGTCACAGAAGAACGTTATACAATAATTGCATGCTaccaagttgattttgacttatggcagcccttatGATCCACCTCAAATTTATCCATTTTAAAGTCCTGTTACTTATTTCAGAAGGTGATCCTTAAGCACATAACtcttccattgaaatcaatagggttttaaattgttttaaatggacTATATTGTCCTCTCTTGTTTTCACTTAGTAAGGGAAATAGAACTAAAGATATGGCTATATTAGCAATAAGGAGTGATTTGATCTGGGTCACTTTAGAATAATGGATCTTGATTAGATCTCTCCTTCTATTCACATATGTATTCAACCACATGTTGGCATTAAATCACTCAATTTGCCCTTCTCACTCCCTGCCTCTTGCCTTCTCTTTTACAACAGCTGCTTGGGAAACAGCCTACTTCTGTTTGCTTGCGGGTAGGCATAAATACTGGTTTTTTAATGCACATAAGGAGAGGTACAGAGCGTCATGTTTCATCCCcatgtttctccttttctcttttaaaaattaaattttggtAAATGGCGTAGCACTTAATTGATGCAGCACAATAAtggaaaagtatttttattttattttattttaaaaataaaaaaatgctttttcacTTCAAAATTGGATGGCGGGTACCATTGTAGTTGCCATGCCTACCTCTGCACATCACCATAGATGTAGGAAGAACACCCCCCCATCACCTAGGTTGCTCATCTACATGAACGATTTAGGTGAAAGCACAGCAAGATAAccatgtttggttgttgtgggttttttgggctctttggctgtgttctgatcagaaaaacccacaacaaccattagatcccggccgtgaaagcctttgcgaatacataacCATGTTTATTTGGACCAATCCTCATTGTTGCAAATAAACAGTAGGTTCCAACCCTAGACATTCTGACACAGATTGCTCCCCTTTATCGATGGATTGGAATACTCTAACAAGAACATTGGTAGTCAGCATTTTTAGGGTGATCTAAAATGTTGTGGTACAGGGCTACAGAGCAGGATAAACTCCAGTGTAGCTGATCTATCTGATAACTTTGGTAGAGGCTAAAATCCTCTTATGTAAGTCATGGTTATGGCATCAACTCTAGtgatttcagaaattaaacatctcCTATTTCCTTAAAATTCtaagaataatcttagaattgcagagctggaatggaacCAGCCTCTGTTAAGGAGATTCAATGGGGAACtgaacatctggctccacagccagctactTAAAACCACTGAGCAGCTCATTAAGTCTCCCATAATACTTCAATTTTCAGAAAGCCTTTGGAGGCAGCAGTGTGGGAGGGGGAAgtttttaattatcaaaaatcacCACTGTCGGTAAAATGGACAATCATGTGCCAATCTAGCTGATCTTCAAGGTGGACCTAAAAGCCAGGCCTCTGAAGCCAGTCTGGAAACTCAGCTGGCTTTACATGGATGCAAGCCatcttttcaaaaaaagaaagaaaaaagattggtCCAAACTGGCACTGCAGTCTACTTCTGCCTTGGACATGCACTGGCAGCCATAAAATAGAAGTGCAATAGTTTTGACTGCCTGACCCAAATATTTGAACTGTTTGAACATCTTCATTTGTTGCAGCTGAAGTTTTATAAAGGCAGGTGAATTAGTAGAATTTGATGCAATAAGTGCATGAATAAACAGCCCAGTTAATTCTGAATTAATTCTGAATAAAAGGTAATGACGGGGAGTTGGGCATTGCCACATTAAGTTGTCTAGACCAGGGggtcccagcccccccccccggtctgtgggcttgctggaactgggctgcggTGACAGATCTCTGCCCCCTCGCACGatgggcgtgtcacgcttgtgTAGGGGCATGTTGTGCTCACGTAGAGGGAATGTCATGCTCATGGTGGGCGTGTTGTGTGACTGCAGGGGTGTGTTGCACTAGTGAGACATACACCCTTGTGAGTGCATGGAGCCTGCCCCCAAAAccggtctgcggtcccaaaa
The Pogona vitticeps strain Pit_001003342236 chromosome 1, PviZW2.1, whole genome shotgun sequence genome window above contains:
- the PRR18 gene encoding proline-rich protein 18, encoding MSLPPLASPPAAAAAALRLQPRKPRQAAPPTPALRKGVTPATAPLAPAKPPRRGGGAPAERPGPFASSWPSSTLPPRKEPRGRVARESGRDAPPPHAARGATTAAHALALARGRSLVVAPLGSGARSCESLSAAAPGGRGEAALRFSLSLPPEAIRVLQRRSLEKHQQQQQQQQQQRGRGRAPRSAASPDAAKRPLAGSPAAGGDLRALLQVSLLNERHRYDDVEYEEEEDEEAAGGEPGASTAREGLVRKCTEWLRGVERAAARDRADKLDTLPHLSTL